The following coding sequences are from one Candidatus Nitrohelix vancouverensis window:
- the queG gene encoding tRNA epoxyqueuosine(34) reductase QueG — MTSEQAKNQLMQVRQRALELGFKGFGVAPATVLDTTANRFDRWIESGYAGEMAYMARGAEKRKDPTLILPGVKSVVCLSYDYLTTHKSMEFAQDKATGDISLYALNLDYHDALAPRLEAVEAALQEAFPGCKTRRYIDTGPVLEKAMAEQAGIGWIGKHTNVITEGEGSWYFLAEILTDVELPRSDPATDHCGTCRSCIDVCPTNAIIAPYVLDSRKCISYLTIELKGPIPIEFRAALGNHIYGCDDCQIVCPWNSHAVTTDENAFIEREGTRALVELMRLDDEGFRERFRKSPVKRIKRRGLLRNVAVALGNSGDRAAVPVLLEALADVEPLIRAHALWAVGRLLGEEAREAIGSRLDEETDEMVLEERRRIVQA, encoded by the coding sequence ATGACCTCAGAGCAGGCGAAAAATCAATTGATGCAGGTGCGCCAACGGGCGTTGGAGCTGGGTTTCAAAGGCTTTGGCGTGGCCCCGGCGACGGTGTTGGACACAACGGCAAATCGGTTCGACCGCTGGATTGAAAGCGGCTACGCCGGCGAAATGGCTTACATGGCGCGCGGCGCCGAAAAGCGCAAAGATCCGACGCTGATCCTGCCCGGCGTGAAGTCGGTGGTGTGTCTCAGCTACGATTATCTGACGACGCACAAAAGCATGGAGTTCGCGCAGGACAAGGCCACGGGAGACATTTCCCTTTACGCCCTCAACCTAGATTATCACGACGCCCTGGCGCCCCGGCTCGAAGCGGTGGAGGCGGCCTTGCAGGAAGCCTTTCCGGGGTGCAAGACGCGGCGTTATATTGACACCGGGCCGGTTCTGGAAAAAGCGATGGCGGAGCAGGCGGGCATTGGCTGGATCGGCAAGCACACCAATGTGATCACCGAAGGCGAAGGCTCCTGGTATTTCCTCGCGGAAATTCTGACGGATGTGGAACTGCCGCGCTCCGATCCGGCGACGGACCATTGCGGTACCTGTCGATCCTGTATCGACGTGTGCCCGACGAACGCGATCATTGCTCCTTATGTTCTGGATTCGCGCAAATGCATTTCCTATCTGACCATTGAGTTGAAAGGGCCCATCCCGATTGAGTTTCGCGCGGCGCTGGGCAATCATATCTACGGATGCGACGATTGCCAGATCGTCTGCCCCTGGAATTCGCATGCGGTCACGACCGATGAGAACGCATTCATCGAGCGTGAAGGAACCCGCGCTCTCGTTGAATTGATGCGGCTGGACGACGAAGGCTTTCGCGAGCGTTTCCGCAAAAGTCCGGTGAAGCGCATCAAGCGTCGCGGGCTTCTGCGCAATGTCGCCGTCGCCTTGGGAAATTCCGGCGACCGCGCGGCGGTTCCGGTGTTGCTGGAGGCTTTGGCGGATGTCGAACCCTTGATCCGCGCTCACGCGCTGTGGGCCGTTGGGCGCTTGCTGGGAGAGGAAGCGCGCGAAGCGATCGGTTCCCGTCTTGATGAGGAAACGGACGAGATGGTTCTGGAAGAGCGACGTCGGATCGTACAGGCGTGA
- a CDS encoding histone deacetylase — translation MNKTGYIYHPHYLRHDNEPHPENPGRLKAIEQALAKADWFDDVKRIDPRAATAQEVSENHDAGYVAQVEKYCQEGVRSLDSDTVICPDSYTAALLSAGAGISAVDAIMNNECRNVFCAVRPPGHHAEEKRGMGFCLFNNVAIAARYAINQWEMNRVFIFDWDVHHGNGTQNSFYKSSHVFYSSIHQYPFYPGTGSDDETGSGNGLGATLNFPLRAFCDDGVYLDIVENRIIPEIQRFKPDLIIISAGFDAHEDDPLAQMDVSSGCFGQMTRLLTQVANETCSGRLVSMLEGGYNHTALAESVLEHIQSLKE, via the coding sequence ATGAATAAAACCGGCTATATTTACCATCCGCATTACCTGCGACACGATAACGAACCGCACCCGGAGAATCCAGGCCGCCTCAAGGCGATCGAGCAGGCGCTTGCCAAAGCCGACTGGTTTGACGATGTGAAACGCATCGACCCGCGCGCGGCCACCGCGCAGGAAGTTTCCGAAAATCACGACGCTGGATACGTCGCGCAGGTCGAAAAATACTGTCAGGAAGGCGTGCGCTCGCTCGACTCCGACACCGTGATCTGCCCCGATTCCTATACCGCCGCCCTGCTGAGCGCCGGAGCCGGGATTTCCGCCGTCGACGCGATCATGAACAACGAATGCAGGAATGTTTTTTGCGCCGTGCGCCCTCCGGGTCACCACGCCGAAGAAAAACGGGGAATGGGGTTTTGCCTGTTCAACAACGTCGCCATCGCCGCGCGTTACGCCATCAACCAATGGGAAATGAACCGCGTGTTCATTTTCGACTGGGACGTCCACCACGGCAACGGCACGCAAAATTCTTTCTACAAATCATCGCATGTGTTCTATTCCAGCATTCACCAGTATCCCTTCTACCCCGGCACCGGCTCCGACGACGAAACCGGCTCCGGCAACGGACTGGGAGCCACTCTCAATTTTCCATTGCGCGCCTTTTGCGACGACGGGGTCTATCTCGATATTGTCGAGAACCGGATCATTCCTGAAATCCAGCGCTTCAAACCGGACTTGATCATCATCTCCGCCGGATTCGACGCGCATGAAGACGACCCGCTGGCGCAGATGGACGTCTCCAGCGGATGCTTCGGGCAAATGACCCGCCTGCTGACCCAGGTCGCGAATGAAACCTGCTCCGGCCGCCTCGTCTCCATGCTGGAAGGCGGCTACAACCACACCGCGCTCGCCGAATCGGTCCTCGAACATATCCAGTCGCTCAAGGAATAA
- the hemE gene encoding uroporphyrinogen decarboxylase: MDNTNEYRFLKACRGESTDVTPIWFMRQAGRYMKAYRDMKEKYTFLEMCKTPELAAEVTLQPLDALGVDAAIIFADILLPLEPMGTGLEFSKGDGPVIPRPVKGEKEVNALRPVNSKEQLSFVGDAIRHVRSEIDGKIPLIGFAGAPFTLCSYMIEGGKSKDFIATKMMMLETPKVWETLMDKVCEVLIDYLKMQVDAGAQALQLFDSWVGCLSPYDYERFILPYTKRVIDGLKDSGVPFINFSTGTSTLLPLIKQAGGDVISFDWRVNLDDAWQQVGYDQPIQGNLDPAALMAPIPVIRERVMDIMKRADGRPGHIFNLGHGIFQWTPVDHVKAVVDMVHEYRHG, from the coding sequence ATGGATAACACGAACGAGTATCGTTTCTTAAAAGCGTGTCGCGGCGAATCGACCGACGTCACGCCGATCTGGTTTATGAGACAGGCGGGGCGCTACATGAAGGCCTACCGCGATATGAAAGAGAAGTACACCTTTCTGGAGATGTGCAAGACCCCGGAATTGGCCGCCGAAGTCACACTCCAGCCGCTGGATGCGCTGGGCGTGGATGCGGCGATAATTTTTGCGGACATTTTATTGCCGCTGGAGCCGATGGGGACGGGACTGGAATTTTCCAAGGGCGATGGACCGGTGATCCCGCGTCCGGTGAAAGGCGAAAAAGAAGTCAACGCCCTGCGCCCCGTCAATTCCAAGGAGCAGTTGAGCTTTGTGGGCGACGCCATTCGCCATGTTCGCTCCGAGATCGACGGCAAGATTCCGCTGATCGGTTTTGCAGGCGCTCCGTTCACCCTGTGCAGTTACATGATCGAAGGCGGCAAGTCCAAGGATTTCATCGCGACGAAAATGATGATGCTGGAGACGCCCAAAGTCTGGGAAACCTTGATGGACAAGGTCTGCGAGGTTCTGATCGACTACCTGAAAATGCAGGTCGACGCGGGCGCTCAGGCGCTTCAGTTGTTCGATAGCTGGGTGGGCTGTCTGAGTCCGTATGATTACGAGCGTTTCATTCTCCCCTATACCAAACGGGTGATCGATGGTCTGAAAGATTCCGGCGTTCCTTTCATCAATTTCAGCACAGGCACCTCGACGCTTCTTCCTTTGATCAAGCAGGCGGGCGGCGACGTCATCAGTTTCGACTGGCGCGTCAATCTCGACGACGCCTGGCAACAGGTCGGTTACGATCAGCCGATTCAGGGCAATCTCGATCCTGCGGCCCTGATGGCTCCGATCCCGGTGATTCGCGAACGCGTGATGGACATCATGAAACGCGCCGATGGACGGCCCGGTCATATCTTCAATCTGGGTCACGGTATTTTCCAATGGACTCCGGTCGATCATGTCAAGGCGGTGGTCGACATGGTGCATGAATATCGTCATGGGTGA
- a CDS encoding Gx transporter family protein, whose product MPTQSEAVSTERRLLIMATLVALGVVLHRLEALLPLPSPWIKLGLANVMTLVALVYLGVKEAFIVAILRVFWGSILGGTFMSPTFFLSFAGTLSATLAMACFYAGGRGPFSLIGVCVASAYAHTATAFFCVYGFLSTSTSFLKLIPLFSCLALVSGVLTGLVANDLARRLEAEGIALK is encoded by the coding sequence ATGCCAACTCAAAGCGAAGCGGTATCGACAGAACGGCGCCTGCTGATCATGGCGACGCTGGTCGCGCTTGGCGTTGTTCTCCACCGCCTCGAAGCCCTGCTCCCCCTGCCCTCGCCCTGGATCAAACTGGGCCTGGCGAACGTCATGACTCTGGTCGCGCTGGTTTACCTCGGCGTTAAAGAAGCCTTCATCGTCGCCATCCTGCGGGTGTTCTGGGGATCGATCTTAGGCGGAACCTTCATGAGCCCGACCTTTTTCCTGAGCTTCGCGGGAACCCTGTCCGCAACGCTGGCAATGGCCTGCTTTTACGCAGGCGGTCGCGGACCCTTCAGCCTGATCGGCGTGTGCGTCGCCTCGGCTTATGCTCATACGGCGACGGCGTTTTTCTGCGTCTACGGGTTTCTTTCGACATCGACCTCGTTTCTAAAGCTCATCCCTCTGTTCTCCTGTCTGGCCCTGGTCTCGGGAGTTTTGACCGGACTGGTCGCCAACGACCTTGCGCGCCGCCTCGAAGCCGAGGGCATTGCGCTCAAGTAA
- the hemH gene encoding ferrochelatase produces the protein MGEPETGAPVGIFLMAHGAPNSVDDIPQYLKNIRGGKESSDKLVQIISDRYTAIGGSSPLLEITTGQVEALEKFLNQGEDRFKVYVGMRNWSPFIQDAVQQMLDDGVRKVVVMCLAPQYSSWSTELYFKAFRTALEVCGSPDIDARYVGSWADNPLLIDAFAERYKAAEERLRGMGKEKIYTVFTAHSIPAQSLDNGDPYAEEYAKTLNALVERVQPQRWFQAYQSQGMIPVPWLGPTVEATLDKIARYGSRTVLMVPIGFVCDHVEILYDIDIEFKKYADERKLDLHRTESLNLSPLFTEALAAVAWEHLL, from the coding sequence ATGGGTGAGCCTGAAACCGGCGCGCCTGTCGGAATTTTTTTAATGGCGCATGGCGCTCCCAATTCGGTCGACGACATTCCGCAGTATCTGAAAAATATCCGGGGCGGAAAAGAATCCTCGGATAAGCTTGTGCAGATCATCAGCGATCGTTACACCGCTATTGGCGGCAGTTCCCCCCTGCTGGAAATCACGACGGGACAGGTTGAAGCTCTGGAGAAATTTCTCAATCAGGGCGAAGATCGTTTCAAAGTCTATGTGGGCATGCGCAACTGGAGTCCTTTCATTCAGGATGCCGTGCAACAGATGCTCGACGACGGCGTGCGCAAGGTGGTGGTCATGTGCCTGGCGCCGCAATACAGTAGCTGGAGCACCGAACTCTATTTCAAAGCCTTCCGTACGGCGCTGGAAGTTTGCGGTTCGCCGGATATCGATGCGCGTTATGTGGGCAGTTGGGCCGACAATCCTTTGTTGATCGACGCCTTTGCGGAACGTTACAAGGCCGCTGAAGAACGCTTGCGCGGTATGGGCAAGGAAAAAATCTACACCGTGTTCACGGCCCACAGCATTCCCGCCCAGTCCCTGGACAACGGCGATCCCTACGCGGAGGAATACGCAAAAACGCTGAACGCGCTGGTCGAGCGCGTCCAGCCGCAACGCTGGTTTCAGGCCTATCAGAGTCAGGGAATGATTCCCGTGCCCTGGCTGGGGCCGACGGTTGAAGCGACGCTGGACAAGATCGCGCGTTATGGATCGCGAACGGTGCTCATGGTTCCCATTGGTTTCGTTTGCGATCATGTCGAAATTTTGTACGATATTGATATCGAATTTAAGAAATATGCGGACGAGCGCAAGCTCGACCTGCACCGCACCGAATCGCTCAATCTATCTCCGCTGTTCACCGAAGCCCTGGCGGCTGTCGCCTGGGAACATTTACTTTAA